CTTACAAGAATTTCGCTATTGGGCAAATAAAGATGCTGCTGATGATTCTCCCATTGTGTACAACAGCGAAGCAACAGTGGAACAGAAATTTGTGTGGGATTGTGACAATGATAATGTTCTCAAACCTGGTGGTAGGATCAACGATTGTTGTATCATTTTCCTTGGATTTCATCCTTACAAAGAGGTTGTCTTCTTGAGTGATAAATTCGACAGAGTGCTTGCCTATAACTGGAGTAGCTCAAAGCTTCAAGATTTGGGCAAGGTTTTCTCGAAATTCTATACTGACCCAGAATCCGATTTCTACCATCGATATGTACAAGAGTCTTTCCCATACACCCCCTGCTGGTTGGGAGAACTCCCTGAAAAAGTAAATTTAGAAGCTCACTAGAAGATTGGAACATGTTTTCTTGCAAGCTATTTGTGTACAAAGATTGTTCCTTAAAAAACTAAATTTTAGACATTCCGGTTTCCTTATTTTCCTTGCTGTCGAGTCGCTCCTGAATTGCCTTGCTGCATCGACCATGGTCGAGAGAGCTATTGCTTTACTAGCTGCAACAATTCAGATGCTCACGAACCTGCTGGTATCTTGAGGCATGTATTCTTTTTTTTGTGAGAGTTGACACAAATCGCAGAGGTTTGGGTTTGCTCGTCTTGTGCTGAAGTCTGTGTTTGCAAGTTGTGTGGCTTgtgactgttaactaattaaaCTATAAATAACAGTCAGTACACCTGTCCTTGAAAGAATTCTACTATGG
Above is a genomic segment from Triticum dicoccoides isolate Atlit2015 ecotype Zavitan unplaced genomic scaffold, WEW_v2.0 scaffold134441, whole genome shotgun sequence containing:
- the LOC119343619 gene encoding uncharacterized protein LOC119343619, whose translation is MDGSLRIFFKHQSAYWRGALYICCSDWFVMRISLSNSTFRAIELPTEDAEFYLGKSVNGIYCASLFQGFHLQVWFLNDPCLHGQTEWVLKHDRDIFSILPNLNYDKQRDGPWILQEFRYWANKDAADDSPIVYNSEATVEQKFVWDCDNDNVLKPGGRINDCCIIFLGFHPYKEVVFLSDKFDRVLAYNWSSSKLQDLGKVFSKFYTDPESDFYHRYVQESFPYTPCWLGELPEKVNLEAH